The window GATTTCAGTGGAACTCACTGGGTGAGTTTCATGGCCTCCAGAAGCTCGTCCACCAGTTCGGTGGCATCTCCGCGTTCACTGGCCGTGGCCACGTGGGCTTCCAGATGGCCTTTCAAGACCACGCCTGCCACTCCGCTCAGGGCCCCTTGCACCGCCTTGATCTGCCTCAGGACATCCATGCAGTAGACGTTGGGGTCTTCCAGCATGCGCTGGATGCTTTCCACATGCCCCCGAGCGATGGCCAAACGACGGTTCGCGCGCTTGCGTACATCTTCTGGCATGCACAGGTGCGTGTCCGTGTGGGTGGGATGGCAGCCCCCATCTGCGGTTTTGCCTTCGGTTTTTTTCATGCTCAGTTCCGGAGGGACGCGCCGTAACCCTCTTCGGTGACGGCAGCGATCAGGGCTTGCACATCGGCATTCCCTTCCACGGTGGCGGTCCCTGCAGAGAGGTTCACTTCGGCGTTCTCTACGCCAGAGACGCTTTTGAGTGCACTTTTGACGGCTTTTTCGCAGTGTCCACAGCTCATTCCGGTGATGTTCAGTTCAACAGTCATGGTTTTTCTCCTTCTTCCCCCTCGGGGGGATATGGACCCATTATAGAACCTTGCAGGACTGAACACAAGAGGGCAGGGAAAACAAAGGGGGATAAATGTCGCTTACAGCACATGCATTTCTAGGAATTTTGAGATCCCAGAGAAGTTGCCTTGGTCCCTTGACCAATCCCCCCCAAGGGGATATAGTGACTTTATACCCCCCACAGGGGGCAGGAGGCAAGCATGAGCACAACCATTGAACTGGGCGTACAGGGCATGACCTGCGCTGCCTGCGTCGGAAGGGTCGAACGGGGCCTCAAAAAAGTCGAAGGGGTGGAAGACGCCACCGTCAACCTCGCCACCGAACGGGCTCTGGTGACCTTCGATCCCACCAAAACCAGCCCCGCTGCACTCATCGAAAAAGTCAAAGACGTGGGCTATGAAGCCGTGGTCAGCGAAATCGAACTGCCCATCTCGGGCATGACCTGCGCCAACTGCGTGTCCAGAGTGGAACGTGCACTCAAGAAACAAAATGGGGTCCTTGAGGCCAACGTCAATCTGGCAAGTGAACGGGCCACCGTGAAATACCTTCCCACCAGCATCTCCCCTGCTGGTCTGAAAAACGCCATTCGGGACGCCGGTTACGAAGTCATCGAAACCCAGAGTGGCATTCAGCAGGAAGACGCCGAGAAAGCCGCCCGAGAACTGGAAGTCAAAAAACTGCGTTCCAGCCTGACTCTGGCCGCTGTGTTCTCCATTCCCCTGTTTCTGATTGCCATGGTCCCGATGCTCTACCGCCCATGGGAAATGGCCCTGATGAATACCCTCGGGCACTGGGGTGACATCATGGGCATGAACCTCTTGATGCTGGCTCTGGCCACCCCGGTGCAGTTCGGACCCGGCATGCGGTTTTACCGGGGCGGGTGGAAAGCCTTGAAACACAGAAGCCCCGACATGAACACCCTCGTGATGATCGGCACCACCGCAGCCTACCTGTACAGCGTGGTGGCCACCTTCTTCCCACAGATCTTCCCAAAAGGCACCGCACACGTGTACTACGAAGCCTCTGGCGTGGTGATCACCCTGGTGCTGCTCGGCAAGTACTTTGAGGCCATCGCCAAAGGCAAATCCAGCGAAGCCATGAAAAAACTGCTGTCCCTGCAAGCCAAAACTGCCAGGGTGCTCAGAAACGGTCAGGAGATGGAGGTTGCTGTCGACGACGTGCGCCTGATGGAACAGATTCTGGTGCGACCCGGCGAAAAAATCCCTGTGGACGGTGAAGTCCTTGAGGGCAGCAGTTTCGTGGATGAAAGCATGATCACCGGCGAACCCATCCCCGTGGAGAAAACCACTGGCAGCAAAGTCACGGGAGGCACCATCAACCAGCACGGGGTGCTGACCTTCAAAGCCACCCGCATTGGCGCAGACACCGCTCTGGCCCAGATCATCAAACTGGTGGAACGGGCACAGGGCAGCAAACCCCCCATTCAGGGTCTGGCAGACAAAGTGGTGGCGGTGTTCGTGCCCATCGTGCTGGGCATCGCTGCCCTCACCTTCTTGATGTGGATGCTGCTCGGTGGTCAAGACGCCCTCTCCCTCGCTCTGGTCCACACGGTCGCCGTGCTGATCATCGCCTGCCCCTGTGCCATGGGCCTCGCCACCCCCACCTCGATCATGGTGGGGACCGGCAAAGCAGCGGAACTCGGGGTGCTTTTCAAGAACGGTGAAGCTCTGGAGATGCTCCAGAAAGCCGACATCGTGGCCGTGGACAAAACCGGCACCCTCACTGAGGGCAAACCCACCCTCACCGATTTTGTGGTTCAGGCAGGTTTTGAGGAAAGAGACGTGCTGGTTCTGGTCGCCAGTGCAGAAAAAATGAGCGAACACCCCGTCGCGGATGCCATCGTCAAAGGGGCAGAACAGCGCGGAGTGGATCTGATCAAAGCCGACACCTTCAACGCTGTTCCCGGATTCGGTCTGGAAGCCACCGTACAGGGCAGAAAAGTGCAGGTCGGTGCAGACCGCTACATGGTCAAGCTCGGGCTGGACGTGAGCAGCTTTTCCCAGAAGGCCCAGAGCCTCGGGTCTGAAGGCAAAACCCCGCTTTATGCAGCCATCGACGGGAAACTCGCTGCAATCATCGCCGTGTCTGACCCCATCAAAGCCAGCACCCCCGAGGCCGTCAGGGCCCTGCACAGCATGGGCCTGAAAGTCGCCATGGTCACCGGAGACAACCAGAGCACCGCTCAGGCGATTGGACGGCAACTGGGCATCGATCAGGTGCTCGCAGAGGTGCTGCCCTCTGGCAAAGCCGACGCAGTGAAAAAACTGCAAGAGCAGGGCAAAGTGGTCTTCGTGGGAGACGGCATCAACGACGCTCCAGCCCTCGCTCAGGCCGATGTGGGTCTGGCAATTGGCACTGGAACAGATGTTGCCATCGAGACCGCCGATGTGATCCTGATGGCTGGAGACATGCGCGGGGTGCCGAACGCCATCTCCTTAAGCAAATCCACCCTGAAAAACATCAAATTCAACCTGTTCTGGGCTTTTGCCTACAACATCATCCTGATTCCTGTCGCAGCAGGCGTGCTGCAATCCACTCTGGGCTGGACCCTCTCTCCGGTGCTTGCAGCAGCAGCCATGGGCCTGTCCAGTGTGTTCGTGCTGACCAACGCCCTCAGGCTCCGTACCTTTCAGCCACCCGTGAAACTGCAAGACGCTGCACAAACCCTCCCTCAGGGTCAGACCGTGCAAGCCTGATTTTCCAAAGATGAACAAAACCCCAGAGAGAACTCTGGGGTTTTTTCACGGCTGTACGGGCGTGCAGATGTTGCTTCAACTTCGCTTCCTTGTCCTGAGCTTTCCATTCGTTTTGCTCAAGCAGCAAGCCCAGTGCAAAGCCACTGTGGAAGCAGACGCTGAAAAACCCGAACGGGTGGCTTTCTTTTTGTCTGAGAGCTGAAAGCTGCACCATTTTTGGTGGCCATGCCTGAAGTCAGACTGCGCGTTTCCCTTGAGGACACTTGGGCGGAATTGAAATGTCCAACCCCTGAAAACAGCAGAATTGATACGCTGGAAGCATGGCACTTGAATTGCGACAGTTGCGCTACTTCGTGGCGGTGGCCGAGGAAAAGAACTTCACCCGGGCCGCTGAGCGCCTGTTCATGGCCCAGCCTCCCCTCAGCCAGCAAATCCAGAAGCTTGAAGAGCAACTCGGGGTGAAACTCTTCGAGCGACACACCCGAGAAGTCAAACTGACCCGGGCCGGCAAAGCCCTGCTTTCACAGGCCAGACCGATTCTGGAGAGCGTTCAACGGGCCGTGGTTTACACCCGCAAGGCGGCTCTGGAGGAGGTCGGGCATATGGGCATCGCCTTCGTGGGGTCTTCCATCCACGGCACCCTCTCCAGGGTGCTGGCCGAGTACCGCCGCACCCACCCGGAGGTGGAGATTGAATTGCTGGAACTCACCGCCGAAAGGCAGTACGTCAACCTGAAAAACGGCCGACTGCGCTTGGGATTCAACCGGGTGCTCCCAGCGGACCCGCAATTGCAGAGCGTGCAGGTGGAGGCCGAACCCTTCTTGCTCGCCCTCCCGAGCACCCATCCTCTGGCCCACAAAGCGGACCTCGAACTCTCCGACCTCGGTCAGGACACCTGGGTCACCATCCCCCGCCGGTACACCCCCTGGTTGCATGACGCTCTGGTGTCGTTGTGGCACGGGGCGAACATCACCCCCAGCACCCTTGAGGCCGAGAATTTCCACACCATTGCTGGACTGGTCAGCAGTGGTCTGGGTGTGGGTTTCGTGGTGCAGTCCGTGGCCAGCATGGGCTTCCCGGGGGTGGTGTTCCGCACCCTGCAGGTGCAGTTGCCTCCAGCCCCCCTCTACATGACTTACCTGCGCGACGATCCCCCCGCCCAGCTGACCCTTTTTGCTGACCTGTTTGAGCGTTTGCAGGACCGGAACACTTGAGGAAACCTGCACAGAAAATGGGTCCTGCAGGGCAGTGGTTTTGGACTCAGGGTTGAATGCCATATTCCCCATCCCACGCCCACACCACGTGGGGGATCTTCAGGCTCTCGGCGACTTCTTGCACGTCACTGAGCCACCGCACACGGTCTGACCCTGGGGCATTTCGGTGCACCGCATCAGCCCCGAGCAGCACCTGCACCCCGTGGTCTTTGTTGGATCTGGTTTCAGTGGGATGTGTTTCCGATGGGGTGTTCTTCGAGAAAGGCATTCCGTTTGCCCTGTTCAGTTGCGGTAATTTCACCGCAACTGTCGGTTTGGGTGCTGGGATTGGCACTCGGGCCATGTGCTTTTTGCAGGTCTGGCTTGGTGTTCACTCACACCAGGGTGGGGGTGGGTTTGCATTTGAACCAGACACACTGGGTTGACTCAGGCATCAGCATGTTGGTTTTGTCCTCACACCAGATGTGGGTCCAAAAAGCATATACTCAAATCCATGGGAACCACAGAGATCCATCAAATGGAGTTTGTCTCAAGTGAGACTTTCAACCTGCTGAAAGCCATCACCCATGAAATCCGCTACGAGATCCTCTCGATTCTGGCCCAGCGTGAAGCATGTGTCTGTGATCTGGAGTTCTTGCTGGGCCTCAACCAGAGCAAAGTTTCTTACCACCTGGGCATCCTCAAAGAGGCAGGACTGGTGAAAAGTGAGCAACGTGGCAAGAACAGTTACTACCGTCTGGTCGTCACCCCGCTTTACCACCTCGGGGGCAACCTCCTGGAAGAAATCCTGACCAGACGACTTGACCTGCCGATGATGAATCAAAATGAATCGATGTGTTAATCTGGTTTCATGTCAAGAATATTGATCCTTTGCACCCACAACAGTGCCCGAAGCCAGATGGGCGAAGGGCTCCTGCGCCACCTCGCAACCCAGCACGGCCTCGAAGCCGAGGTGCACAGCGCAGGCACCGAAGCCACTTTCGTCAAAGACGGGGCAAAACAGGCCATGCAAGACATTGGCATTGATCTGTCCGGCCACACCAGCAAAACCCTGTTTGACCTCCCTGACCCCTGGAACTTTGATTATGTGATCACCGTGTGTGACAGTGCCGCAGAGGCATGCCCTGCTTATCCCGCCCGGACCACCAGACTGCACTACCCCTTCACCGACCCCTCGGGAGGCAGTCAGGAGAGGTGGAATGCCGTGCGCGACCAGATGAAAGAACAACTTGAAAAGTTCATTCTGGCCCTCAAAAACGGCACGACCATCCCTGAAACCTACGAGAAAAGCCCAGAGGTCACCGTGTCGTGATGCAGAAACTGGTGGCCGAATTTCTGGGCACCTTCATGCTGCTCCTCTGTGGGGTGGGAGCCATTGTCCTCACCGCCACAGGAACCCTGAATGCGGGGCTGCTCGGGATTGCCCTCGGCCACGGCATGGGTGTGATGTTCATGGCCTACAGTGTGGGCAGCATCTCCGGGGCGCATTTCAATCCTGCGGTCAGTTTTGCCTTTCTGGTCACCCGCAGGCTTCCGGTCAAGGACTTCTTCGGGTACGTCCTTGCGCAACTGCTGGGGGCTGCATCTGCGGTCTGGACGCTCCAGAGCCTGCTTCCCGAAGCGGCAAAAAAAGTGAATTACGGCACCCCGGGATTCTTTGCAGGACTGGACCTCAACGCAGGCCTGAGGGTGGAGATCCTGTTTACGGCCATCCTGACCTTCGTGATTTTCCGGGTGGGCACCCACCAGAACCACCCCCAGGCCCCATTGATCGTTGGCCTGATGATCACGGCCCTGATTTGCGCAGCTGGACCCCTGACAGGTTTGATGCTCAACCCGGCCCGTGCCTTTGGGCCAACCCTGTTCTCAGGCCAGTGGACAGACCACTGGGTGTTCTGGTTGGGGCCTTTTGTCGGGGCTTTGCTCGGGGCCTTTGTTGCCGAGTCTCTCAAGGAGAAAGACCATGCGTAAACTGAAAGTGCTTTTCCTGTGCACTGGAAACAGTGCCCGCAGTCAAATGGCCGAAGCCCTGCTCAGGCACCACAAGCCAGACCGCTTTGAGGTGCAAAGCGCAGGACTTCATCCCAGTGAACTGAACCCCCTCACCCTTCAGGTCATCGAGGAACTCGGGATCAGCATGCAAGGACACCATGCCAAAGCCCTCAAAGGCTTCCTTGGAGAAAACTTCCACTTTCTGATCACCGTGTGTGACCGGGCTGAAAAAGAATGCCCGATCTTTCCAGGAGTCAGCACCCGCCTGAGTTGGCCCTTCGAAGACCCCGCAGCGTTTGAAGGTACAGCGGAAGAAAAATTGGAGAAATTTCGTCAAGTCAGGGACCAGATTGAAGCCAGAATCCTCGGCTGGATCTACGAAACAGAACAAGCATGAGAATCGCCATTTTTGGAGACACCCACGGCAACCGCTTCGCCCTTGAAGCGGTCCTCAAAGACATCGAGCGGCACACCCCGGACCTGATGGCCAACCTTGGAGACGGGGTGTTTGGCGGAGCAGACCCCCGAGGGGCATACGACCTCCAACAGGCTTTGAAGGTGCCCACCGTTCGGGGCAACACCGATGAACGCCTCGGAACCCCTCTGGACGAGGTCACCGAAAAGAAAGCGTACCTGGAATGGTTGCATGCTTTGCTGCCCGAGGGGGCAGGGAAACGGCTGGGTGAACTGCCCACAGTCGTCTCCCTGCTGGATGGAGAAGTCCTTTTGGGGCATGGGAACCTTGAATCTCCATGGGAAGCCCTGCTTCTCGACGGCAAGCACTGGGCCAGCAATGAACAGGTTCTGGAACGCACAGCAGAGCACCGTGACGCCAGAGTGGTTGTGGTGGGTCACACGCACCTCGAACACCTGCGGCAAATCGGCGGGCAGACTTTCGTGAACGCTGGCAGTGTGTCCCGTCCCAAAGATGGCAACCCTGCCGCCAAATGGGTGTTGCTGGAAAAGCAGGCCGGGCTCTGGAGTGTCACCTTCAAACGGGTGAATTATGACGTGGAAGCTGCCGCAAACTGGGCCAGAATGCACGCTCCAAAGGGAGAAGAGGAAGCCCAGCAACTGTTGACCGGAAAACCTGTCAAGAAAAAGTGAAGCTTTCTGACCCCACTGGAGGGATGGCCTGTGTTTCCAGAGCCCGCCCCGAGTCTGAATGACCTGTTGAAAGGGGTGTATGGGCCAGCAGATCGGCCTGCTGCTCTGGGTTTGGTTTCCATTGGATTTGCGGGCAAGTGGGCGTGTGGCAACCCTACAGGCAGACTTGCCGTACACTGTGTAAGCTGTGAAACCCGCCGATGAAACACCTCCAATTTGCAGGACGCGGGATTCCGGGTACCAGAGGACCTTGCTCTGGTGGGTTTTGATGACATCCCAGAGTGTAAACTGGTCCGGCCCCGCCTGACATCCATCCAGCGTGCACGAGGAGACAGCATTGAGGCGATCATGGGCATGCTGCTGGAAAGGCTCTCTGGGTTTCAGGGTCCGGGACGGGTGGTGGAGTTCACCAGGGAACTGATTGTCCGCGACATCGGTTGATCAGCATGCTGGATCAGGTGATGGAGGGGAAGTCTGCTGTTCACTCGAGGGGTGCAATGGAAGCACAGGCCATCCATTACAATGGGACACATGAAAAGTCTCATCTGTATGGTTTTGCTGGTGATGGGAAATGCATTCTCTCAATCCGCTCCAAAAAATCACGAAAATTTGGGTGCAAGCAGTTGGTCTGGATTTGAGCTGAAAGGCAAAGTCAAAAGCATTCGTGAGTGCAAGGGAAAATCTTGTCAACTCATCAAATTCAACCAGTACGGCATTGATCTTCGAAGCCTTGAAGAACGCAAATTAAAACAACAGGGTACTGATTTCTTGATTTTTGAAAGACCGATTCGAGAAGATGGTCAGAACTACATTCTGATTGAAAAATTTGAAAAAATGAATCTGGTCCGCACAGAGAAACATGATCAAAAAACGAACCTCATCAGTATTGGAGAAATGAAATACAATGATTATGGAAAACTCAAGGAATACGTCACTTATGAGGTCTCAAACGGACGAAACACCATTTCTTCGATTACAGAATTCGAGTACAAGAACGATGAATTAATCCAAGCCCAGTTTAAAATGTTCTCTCCAAATTATTTGGTGAAAACCACTTATAAAGATGGCTTTACGTTTGAAATCATAACAAATCAAGGAGCAAAAATAAAATATAATTACCAATTGGACCTCAAGGGCAACTGGATTGTCAGATCATCCAATTTGGGAACAAAGACCACGCGAGAGATTGTGTATTACTGAATTTGTAAATCTAAAATCATAAACCACACTTGTCTTGCTTAATTTGCCAACAGCCACTCAACGCAAATATCTATATTTAATTACACAATCAATAAATAATATAAATCAGTAACCACCAATCATTTCCTTATTGTCTTCTAGCCAACTCGACAGCTGAAGATTAAAAACATCATCTTGTATAATATTTAGCATCTGAGCAACAGCAATTCTTGCATCAGAAAACAACCACCCTTCGGAGTTCAGAGTCAACCATGCATACTTTATATTTCCTTGCTTAATGTAATGATTATATAACTCTAATTTGTTTTCATTTGTCAGCCAAGCTGGTTTATTTAAATTAAAAAGTTGCTCAATTTTATTTTCCTCGACCTCTAATCCAGCAAGATCATGTAGATCGCTATTTTTATTCGAGCCCAGCAGAATCTCTTTGGTGTTTTCAAAATTTGGCCCTTTAACCTCATTGGGATGACCATATTTCGAATAATAAGAGATAAGATCTTTAATATTAAAAATACCAAAGTTATTAGCAAGATTTTCTAAAATATCAAAATTTATCCCTAGATCCAGCATTTCAAATAATAAATATTTGATAAATTCCTCTTCTGTATTTGCAATCCTTTTAACTTTATAAGATTCACATAAATGAGACACCACAAAGTAGGGGGTTCTGTCTGAATACCATGGAATCCACAAGGCATAGTACACAGGACCTATGCCCATCCACGACATCAGAGGAATCATCCCAGGGACGGACCCATAAGGATAATAAGGTATTTCGAACACTTCCCCCATACCGAATTCTTTATGCAGCAACAAGTGGGCAAACTTCTTGCTAAAAAGCAACTCGTACATATCACTAAATGCCATCAAGACTCCCTTTTAGACCCCGAAGGAACAGCAAATCATTATCCACCATGAAAACCAAGGCAAAATAGGATTTTCTTGAGAAAGGGGTCTGATTTCCAAAAAGAAACATGGTCGGTTGGCTCGGAGTGTCTTTCGGGTGGAGATTTCTCTGCTGCTGGAGTGCTTCAGAACACCATTGCGGGCTTTATCGGAAGGCCTTCAGCTTTTGTTCTCCAAACTTGTCGGGCGCTGAGTAGAAGTCGGTCAAAGTGACTTCCGTTGGAGTAAGGCGAATGAAAGACCAAGACATTGAAGCAAGGTTTCAACACATTCTGTAGAGATCGGCAAGCAAGAATCTCCAAGAACAGTTGGTTTGCTGTAATTTTATGACTTTGAACGGCGTGCTGTCGAATGCCATCTCAGACCGTTGCAAAAATTCTGTTTTCCTTGTGGGCCTCCATGAAATCAGTGGTGTGACTCCAGAATGGTTATACGCATAACCTGACCCTCAACTGACACTCCCCTTAACCTCTCCTCAAAAGCAATCAGGGAAATCCCTGTCCAGAGGTGCATGCACTGCACCCTGACCCTGCTTTGCTGGAGGAAGGCATGATTCGATTTGAGCAGGTCAGCCACACTTTTAAAAGCGGAACCCGCGCCCTCAGTCAGGTGAATTTTGAAGTGCAAGCCAGAGACTTCACGGTGTTCATGGGTCCCATTGGGCCGCAAAAAGCACCCTGCTTCGCATGATCAACGGCCTGATTGAACCCACGTTCGGTCGCAGGTGGGCCATGTGAACCTCAGGCAGGCCACCAGAAAAGAGGTGCTCCTCACCCGGCGCAGCATTGGGATGGTGTTTCAGCAGTTCAATCTGGTGAAACGCCTCTCGGCCCTTGACAACGTGCTGCTGGGCCGACTCGGGTACTTGCCTGCATGGCGCTGATGGTCAACTTCATATATGAATGAAAAACAACAAGAGCTTCCGCTTCAACCGCCCCTATGGGGCGCGGTCTTTTCCTCCCACGACTGAAGTCGCGGGTCTTCAAGGCCACAAGATGAACCGTCAAGTCCTTGGAACCCTTTTTGAGGTGATTCCCTCTATTGATCTACCCACAAAGAACTGTAGGTGGTCTGGGTGTCCTGACCGTTCCATTCGCGTTGCTCAGCCAAAAGCACCTGCAGTGCTTTTGGCGAACATCAACAAGGGAGAGGGTGAACCCCTGCTGCCCGCAGATCGATTGCATGTTCTTCCCGCGTCATGCTGTTCTGGTTCCTTGCACCTCAGCCCGCCGTGCAGCTTCATGATTGCCACCGTCCCATCACAACCAGAGTGTAAAATGTTTGCAGGTGTCTTACCTCCCAATTGAACGAATCATTGGCACGTTTCCTTCACCCTTAAGGCATGCTTCCATCCCTCTGGCCAACCGGTCACCGGGACACCCCGCAGCCCGCGTGACAGGAAGGACCCACAAACATGCAAAACCCGGATGCCCACAGGCACGGCACCCCCGTGTCGATCGGTCAGCATTTGACTTTTGAGCTGCACACCCGAGCAGAAACCCCTGAAGGGCTCAGCCAGAAACTGGATTGCCCCGAGGAAGTGCTCCGGCAGATCCTGAACGACACCACCCCCCTGAGGGCAGAGATGGCCCTGAAACTCCAGAACTGCTGGGGAATCAGCATGAAACTTCTGCTGGAGCTGCAATTTGAGCACCAGCAGTGGATGGCCCGAGGGCATCCTGCTTCTGCAGCCCCATCTCCCGAGGCCCGCTGATGGGTCGGGGGCGCAGCATGGATCCTGCAAGGCTACAGGTGCTGGAACAGCAAGCCGAGCACTTCCAGATTCAGCCGACCTTGCCAGAGGAACACTGGCCTGAACGTGCAGAGCACCTGCAACTCACCCTGTACCTCGATCAGCAACCCCGCATGGATCAACTGGAAGCCCAACTTGAACAGCACCTCGGGAAACTGCTGCATCAAGAACGCATCACCTTCAGAACCCTCTTGATGGGACGGCTCAGAAGATGGACCGAACAGGCCTGTCACGCAAGGAATGTGCAGTGAACCCTGCATTTGCAGGACTTGTGCACCCGGTCTTACCGTTCTTCATGACCTCCGGGGTTACACTGACCCCATGCCTCCCATGCCTGATCGGGATAACCACCTGTCCGTCCATCAGGTGCTGGCCAGCATGGGATTCTCCAGACCGGGGCAACTCTGGAAGCAACTCCTTGCCCGGTATGGGACAGAAGGGGTTCCTCACATCCACAAACAGTTCAACATGTCCGATGGACGCAAGGGACGCAGGGTGCCAGCCGTGCATTTGCAGGACCTGCCGATTTTGCTGCAACAGGTGGGCGAGATGAGTGGGCATGGGCAGCCCCAGCGGATGCACTTGCCTGCAGAAAAGCAGGTGGTGGAGGTGTTGATGGCGGCTTTTCAGGACCACAAGCCCGAGGCATCCTTTGAGGTGAATGGGGTGAGGGTGGATGTGTTTTTTCACAAATGCCAACTGGCGGTGGTGTTGCTGTCGGTGACAGAAAGCCCCTCTTTGCGGGTGTTGAAGCTGGAACAAGCCGGGATTCAGGTGGTGCAGGCGAGGGTGGACCACAGAAGTTTTCAGTTGGGCGGATTGATTCGGGAACTCCGGGTGAGGATGGACCCCTCTGGAAAAGCTTGAGGAACGCAGGGGGCATGGACGCGGTGAAAGAGGGGTTGGTGTTCGTGCTGCAATTCGACCTGAGGGGCACTTCGAACAGCATGGTGAGTGGTTGCACCGATCCCAAAACCACCATCCCGTGGCACACAGGCACCCGGGTGGGTTTCCGAAGGCCAAACGGGCAACCCTCCAAGCTGGAACTGTTCACCCGTTTTCTTGACACCCACGATTTCCAGTGAACCCTGCCCTGTGAGAAGGTGAGAAGGCCACCCCGTGGGGTGGCCTTGTGGCTCTGGAGGTTCGTTCAGCAGCCGCATCCACCTGTTCCGGTGGTGCTGGTGGGACCGCAGCAGGCGTTGGTGGGGGTGTTGCTGAGCAAGGCCGCTTCACGGGCCCGATCTGCAGCTTTGCACCGCACACCCACCCAGTCCAAGTGGACTTGCAGTTGTCCGTCTGACAAGCGAAGGTCAGCAACTTCAAAATGCACCGCGGGCTGGCCGTCATCGCCGTATTCGAATTTGATTTCGGCATCTCCAGAGATGTTGACCCGGGAGGCCACCTGTCCGTAAATTTTCAGGAATTTGCCTGCAGTCATGTGCTGGTCGTCTTTTTCGGTCTCGGGTCTCCAGAGCTGCACGATGGTGTCTTTCCAGGTGTTGGTCTGGCCTCCGCAGTCCACCGTTTCGAACGTCACGGCTTTGATTTCGGTGACGTGGTAGCCCACCGGAACGATTTTGCCGTTGCCAAGGTGAAAAACCAATGGCAGGTCTTTCTTCTCTTCGAGGACTTTGAGGAAACGGCTGGTGGTGAGGTGTTCTTGAATCTGGATCATGGGAACTCCTGACTGATACATTGATTCATATCAATGTATCTGAGCAAAAAAAGAGGGGTGTTCAACCACCCACACGGGGCAAAAACCGCTGAACAAACTGCACTCCTGAAGGGTTGATCCGGTAGTACATCCACTTGCCCCGCTTGTCCCCAGAGACCAGTCCTGCGGAGATCAGGCACTTCATGTGGTGGCTGACGGTGGGCTGGGTGAGTCCGGTGACCTCTTCCAGGTCGCAAGCACAGGTTTCCGGACCACAGCATTGATCGCCGGGGCGGTGCAAGAAAAGCAGGATCTTCAGACGCATGGGGTCCGACAGGGCCTTGAACACCCAGGCCACCTGCTCCAGCTGTTCTTTTTCCAGTTCAGCAGCATCAAAGGTGGTGTCGAGTTGCACAAGGGGCACAGTCGGGCTCATGGGTTCACTGTACACAACACATAGACAAATGTCAATGTATACTCGGCACAGAGATGCATGTCGCCCAAGGCATGTGGATGCCCCGAAAAACCCACAATGGGACACCCACACCAAACCCATCTGGTGTGGGGTCACATGGGAGGGTGTGATTGTGGTCCTCTTCCAGAGAAGATCCACCAACATCATTGGTGAAACTGCACTAGGGGAATAACGCATTGAACTTGATCGATCTGAGAAAATATACTCCTACCATGGCCACCCCCATCCCTCTGGAATCCGCTCCT of the Deinococcus misasensis DSM 22328 genome contains:
- a CDS encoding metal-sensitive transcriptional regulator — encoded protein: MKKTEGKTADGGCHPTHTDTHLCMPEDVRKRANRRLAIARGHVESIQRMLEDPNVYCMDVLRQIKAVQGALSGVAGVVLKGHLEAHVATASERGDATELVDELLEAMKLTQ
- a CDS encoding CopZ family metallochaperone, encoding MTVELNITGMSCGHCEKAVKSALKSVSGVENAEVNLSAGTATVEGNADVQALIAAVTEEGYGASLRN
- a CDS encoding heavy metal translocating P-type ATPase, with product MSTTIELGVQGMTCAACVGRVERGLKKVEGVEDATVNLATERALVTFDPTKTSPAALIEKVKDVGYEAVVSEIELPISGMTCANCVSRVERALKKQNGVLEANVNLASERATVKYLPTSISPAGLKNAIRDAGYEVIETQSGIQQEDAEKAARELEVKKLRSSLTLAAVFSIPLFLIAMVPMLYRPWEMALMNTLGHWGDIMGMNLLMLALATPVQFGPGMRFYRGGWKALKHRSPDMNTLVMIGTTAAYLYSVVATFFPQIFPKGTAHVYYEASGVVITLVLLGKYFEAIAKGKSSEAMKKLLSLQAKTARVLRNGQEMEVAVDDVRLMEQILVRPGEKIPVDGEVLEGSSFVDESMITGEPIPVEKTTGSKVTGGTINQHGVLTFKATRIGADTALAQIIKLVERAQGSKPPIQGLADKVVAVFVPIVLGIAALTFLMWMLLGGQDALSLALVHTVAVLIIACPCAMGLATPTSIMVGTGKAAELGVLFKNGEALEMLQKADIVAVDKTGTLTEGKPTLTDFVVQAGFEERDVLVLVASAEKMSEHPVADAIVKGAEQRGVDLIKADTFNAVPGFGLEATVQGRKVQVGADRYMVKLGLDVSSFSQKAQSLGSEGKTPLYAAIDGKLAAIIAVSDPIKASTPEAVRALHSMGLKVAMVTGDNQSTAQAIGRQLGIDQVLAEVLPSGKADAVKKLQEQGKVVFVGDGINDAPALAQADVGLAIGTGTDVAIETADVILMAGDMRGVPNAISLSKSTLKNIKFNLFWAFAYNIILIPVAAGVLQSTLGWTLSPVLAAAAMGLSSVFVLTNALRLRTFQPPVKLQDAAQTLPQGQTVQA
- a CDS encoding LysR substrate-binding domain-containing protein — encoded protein: MALELRQLRYFVAVAEEKNFTRAAERLFMAQPPLSQQIQKLEEQLGVKLFERHTREVKLTRAGKALLSQARPILESVQRAVVYTRKAALEEVGHMGIAFVGSSIHGTLSRVLAEYRRTHPEVEIELLELTAERQYVNLKNGRLRLGFNRVLPADPQLQSVQVEAEPFLLALPSTHPLAHKADLELSDLGQDTWVTIPRRYTPWLHDALVSLWHGANITPSTLEAENFHTIAGLVSSGLGVGFVVQSVASMGFPGVVFRTLQVQLPPAPLYMTYLRDDPPAQLTLFADLFERLQDRNT
- a CDS encoding ArsR/SmtB family transcription factor produces the protein MGTTEIHQMEFVSSETFNLLKAITHEIRYEILSILAQREACVCDLEFLLGLNQSKVSYHLGILKEAGLVKSEQRGKNSYYRLVVTPLYHLGGNLLEEILTRRLDLPMMNQNESMC
- a CDS encoding arsenate reductase ArsC — encoded protein: MSRILILCTHNSARSQMGEGLLRHLATQHGLEAEVHSAGTEATFVKDGAKQAMQDIGIDLSGHTSKTLFDLPDPWNFDYVITVCDSAAEACPAYPARTTRLHYPFTDPSGGSQERWNAVRDQMKEQLEKFILALKNGTTIPETYEKSPEVTVS
- a CDS encoding MIP/aquaporin family protein; translated protein: MQKLVAEFLGTFMLLLCGVGAIVLTATGTLNAGLLGIALGHGMGVMFMAYSVGSISGAHFNPAVSFAFLVTRRLPVKDFFGYVLAQLLGAASAVWTLQSLLPEAAKKVNYGTPGFFAGLDLNAGLRVEILFTAILTFVIFRVGTHQNHPQAPLIVGLMITALICAAGPLTGLMLNPARAFGPTLFSGQWTDHWVFWLGPFVGALLGAFVAESLKEKDHA